The Oharaeibacter diazotrophicus genome includes a window with the following:
- a CDS encoding TIGR04290 family methyltransferase, with protein sequence MPTTLSRAEIRDKVAALGPWFHNLDLAGVPTAPEHFLGDYPRVKWRRFADALPADLTGRSVLDIGCNAGFHSLEMKRRGAARVLGVDFDDAYLAQARFAAEVTGLDVAFERLSVYDVASLGERFDLVLFMGVFYHLRHPLLALDLVREHVVGELMVFQSMQRGSTEIEDVGEDRSFWSTDGFDRPGWPKLHFVEHRYAGDPTNWWIPNRACVEAMLRSSGFEITAHPEAEVYLCRPAGPPAGEGAVHPARGAGA encoded by the coding sequence ATGCCGACGACGCTGTCGCGAGCCGAGATCCGCGACAAGGTGGCCGCCCTCGGCCCCTGGTTCCACAACCTCGACCTCGCCGGCGTGCCGACCGCGCCCGAGCACTTCCTCGGCGACTACCCGCGCGTGAAGTGGCGCCGCTTCGCCGACGCCCTGCCGGCCGACCTCACCGGCCGCAGCGTGCTCGACATCGGCTGCAACGCCGGCTTCCACAGTCTCGAGATGAAGCGCCGCGGCGCCGCGCGGGTGCTCGGCGTCGACTTCGACGACGCCTATCTCGCCCAGGCCCGCTTCGCCGCCGAGGTCACCGGCCTCGACGTCGCGTTCGAGCGGCTGTCGGTCTACGACGTCGCCAGCCTCGGCGAGCGTTTCGACCTCGTGCTGTTCATGGGCGTTTTCTACCACCTGCGCCACCCGCTGCTCGCCCTCGACCTCGTCCGCGAGCACGTCGTCGGCGAGCTCATGGTGTTCCAGTCGATGCAGAGGGGCTCGACCGAGATCGAGGACGTCGGCGAAGACCGTTCGTTCTGGAGCACCGACGGCTTCGACCGGCCGGGCTGGCCGAAGCTGCATTTCGTCGAGCACCGCTATGCCGGCGACCCGACCAACTGGTGGATCCCCAACCGCGCCTGCGTCGAGGCGATGCTGCGCTCGTCGGGCTTCGAGATCACCGCCCACCCCGAGGCCGAGGTCTACCTCTGCCGGCCCGCCGGCCCGCCGGCCGGCGAGGGCGCGGTCCACCCGGCGCGGGGAGCGGGCGCATGA
- a CDS encoding CgeB family protein — MKIVYFAHSILSCWNHGNAHFLRGVLRELALQGHEVVPMERSMSWSLHNLLADHGDDGLVPFRLAYPTLRPRTSTTVAEAEEAVADADLVIVHEWTDPALVAALGRRRVRGGRFRLLFHDTHHRAVSDPKAIRAFDLSGYDGVLAFGEALAEVYRRWGWGRRVFVWHEAADVRVFQPPQEEGERAGLVWIGNWGDGERTREIEGFLLAPAATAGLPLDVHGVRYPAEALAMLARHGARYGGWLANARVPEVFARHLATVHVPRRYYASVLPGIPTIRVFEALACGIPLVTAPWDDAEGLFSPGADYLVAPDGAACARHLAALAADEGMRRALAERGLSTILARHTCGHRAAELLAIADGLGEPRAEESAA, encoded by the coding sequence ATGAAGATCGTCTACTTCGCCCATTCGATCCTGTCGTGCTGGAATCACGGCAATGCCCATTTCCTGCGCGGGGTGCTGCGCGAGCTCGCGCTCCAGGGCCACGAGGTGGTGCCGATGGAGCGCTCGATGTCGTGGAGCCTGCACAACCTGCTCGCCGACCACGGCGACGACGGCCTGGTGCCGTTCCGCCTCGCCTATCCGACCCTCAGGCCACGGACGTCGACGACCGTCGCCGAGGCCGAGGAGGCCGTGGCGGACGCCGACCTCGTGATCGTCCACGAGTGGACCGACCCGGCGCTGGTGGCCGCGCTCGGCCGCCGGCGCGTCCGCGGCGGCCGCTTCCGGCTCTTGTTCCACGACACCCACCACCGTGCCGTCAGCGATCCCAAGGCGATCCGCGCCTTCGACCTCTCCGGCTACGACGGCGTGCTGGCCTTCGGCGAGGCGCTCGCCGAGGTCTATCGCCGCTGGGGCTGGGGCCGGCGGGTGTTCGTCTGGCACGAGGCCGCCGACGTCAGGGTGTTCCAGCCGCCGCAGGAGGAGGGAGAACGCGCCGGCCTCGTCTGGATCGGCAACTGGGGCGACGGCGAGCGCACCCGGGAGATCGAGGGCTTCCTGCTCGCGCCGGCCGCCACGGCCGGGTTGCCGCTCGACGTCCACGGCGTGCGCTACCCCGCCGAGGCGCTCGCCATGCTCGCCCGCCACGGCGCACGCTATGGCGGCTGGCTCGCCAACGCCCGGGTGCCCGAGGTGTTCGCGCGCCATCTCGCCACGGTCCACGTGCCGCGGCGCTACTACGCGAGCGTGCTGCCGGGCATCCCGACCATCCGCGTCTTCGAGGCGCTCGCCTGCGGTATCCCGCTGGTGACAGCGCCCTGGGACGACGCCGAGGGCCTGTTCTCGCCCGGGGCGGACTATCTCGTCGCACCGGACGGCGCGGCCTGTGCCCGCCACCTCGCGGCGCTCGCCGCCGACGAGGGGATGCGGCGGGCGCTCGCGGAACGCGGCCTTTCCACCATCCTCGCCCGCCACACCTGCGGCCACCGCGCCGCCGAACTGCTGGCGATCGCCGACGGCCTCGGCGAGCCCCGGGCGGAGGAGAGCGCGGCATGA
- a CDS encoding TIGR04295 family B12-binding domain-containing radical SAM protein: MRIALVNPSWRFEHSIYFGCREPHLPLELGAAKVLLERAGHEARMFDGPLSGLDDDGLAAAVAAYGPDATVVTTAPTYLFWRCAQPELRVPRAFLIALDGRGGTTVGVGPHGSATPETALAKLDADVVVRGECEEAIVEIADGAAFADIPGLAFRDETGAVRVTGGPRATVFRDLPALAWPDEWIAAHRHHHHRFDARPDGPGAEVEASRGCPYTCSFCAKIDFRDRYRRRDLAPVLEEIDRLIAQGVTYVYFVDEIFLPQKPLLEALVDRRLVFGVQTRIDLWKPDMLDLLGAAGCVSIEAGVESLTVEGRAALDKNCKLSTDELAERLVHARRRVPFVQANLIEVPDDDDALVDAWRERMRAAGVWANDPVPLYPYPSSPDYRRLWGEPDGRAWERAHDHYLGRFARFSDIQEEHPLPLPVLEASCAHCR; this comes from the coding sequence ATGCGGATCGCCCTGGTCAATCCGTCCTGGCGCTTCGAGCATTCGATCTACTTCGGGTGCCGCGAGCCGCACCTGCCGCTCGAACTCGGCGCCGCCAAGGTGCTGCTCGAGCGCGCCGGCCACGAGGCGCGGATGTTCGACGGCCCCCTCTCGGGGCTCGACGACGACGGCCTCGCCGCCGCGGTCGCCGCCTACGGGCCGGACGCCACCGTGGTCACCACGGCGCCGACCTACCTGTTCTGGCGCTGCGCCCAGCCGGAACTCCGGGTGCCGCGCGCCTTCCTGATCGCCCTCGACGGCCGCGGCGGCACCACGGTCGGCGTGGGCCCGCACGGTTCGGCGACGCCGGAGACCGCGCTCGCCAAGCTCGACGCCGACGTGGTGGTGCGCGGGGAGTGCGAGGAGGCGATCGTCGAGATCGCCGACGGTGCCGCCTTCGCCGATATCCCCGGCCTCGCCTTCCGCGACGAGACCGGCGCCGTCCGCGTCACCGGGGGACCGCGTGCGACGGTGTTCCGCGACCTGCCGGCGCTCGCCTGGCCGGACGAGTGGATCGCCGCCCACCGGCATCACCACCACCGCTTCGACGCTCGGCCGGACGGGCCGGGTGCCGAGGTCGAGGCCTCGCGCGGCTGCCCCTACACTTGCAGCTTCTGCGCCAAGATCGACTTCCGCGACCGCTATCGCCGCCGCGACCTCGCGCCGGTCCTCGAGGAGATCGACCGGCTGATCGCGCAAGGGGTGACCTACGTCTACTTCGTCGACGAGATCTTCCTGCCGCAGAAGCCGCTGCTCGAGGCGCTGGTCGACCGCCGTCTCGTCTTCGGCGTCCAGACCCGGATCGACCTCTGGAAGCCCGACATGCTCGACCTGCTCGGCGCCGCCGGTTGCGTCTCGATCGAGGCGGGGGTCGAGAGCCTGACCGTCGAGGGCCGCGCGGCGCTCGACAAGAACTGCAAGCTCTCCACCGACGAACTCGCCGAACGGCTGGTGCACGCCCGCCGTCGCGTGCCCTTCGTGCAGGCCAACCTGATCGAGGTGCCGGACGACGACGACGCGCTGGTGGACGCCTGGCGGGAGCGGATGCGCGCGGCCGGCGTCTGGGCCAACGATCCGGTGCCGCTCTACCCCTACCCGTCGTCGCCTGACTACCGCCGGCTCTGGGGCGAGCCGGACGGGCGGGCGTGGGAGCGCGCGCACGACCACTATCTCGGCCGGTTCGCCCGCTTCAGCGACATCCAGGAGGAGCATCCGCTGCCGCTGCCGGTGCTGGAGGCGTCATGCGCGCACTGCCGCTGA
- a CDS encoding UDP-glucuronic acid decarboxylase family protein, which translates to MAHRAEPLALVAGGAGFIGSHLCDALLARGWSVVAVDSFHTGRYDNLRHLEREPRFDLVEADVMEPLPPRLTRAGRRFTHVFNLASAASPPHYQADPEHTLLTNVLGTRHLLALSAVQGARFFLASTSEVYGDPEVHPQRESYWGHVNPTGPRACYDEGKRAAETLTFDHLRARRGDARVARIFNTYGPRMRADDGRIVSNAITQALAGDDVTLYSDGSQTRSFCYVDDLVDGLMRLMLHENDYRGAINLGNPVELSVRELAEAVVRTTGSRSAIVQRPLPVDDPRRRRPDIALARRVLGWTPTVPLAVGLERTVAHFAAEARAAAERPLATRPRNGHAVLRTGPVWSDGGAGA; encoded by the coding sequence ATGGCCCATCGCGCGGAACCCCTCGCCCTCGTCGCCGGCGGCGCCGGCTTCATCGGATCGCACCTCTGCGACGCCCTGCTGGCGCGCGGCTGGAGCGTGGTGGCGGTCGACAGTTTCCATACCGGCCGCTACGACAACCTGCGCCACCTCGAGCGCGAGCCGCGCTTCGACCTCGTCGAGGCCGACGTGATGGAGCCGCTGCCGCCGCGGCTGACGCGGGCCGGCCGGCGTTTCACCCACGTGTTCAACCTCGCCTCGGCCGCTTCGCCGCCGCACTACCAGGCCGACCCCGAGCACACGCTGCTGACCAACGTGCTCGGCACCCGCCATCTGCTGGCGCTGTCGGCGGTGCAAGGGGCGCGCTTCTTCTTGGCCTCGACCAGCGAGGTCTACGGCGACCCGGAAGTGCATCCGCAGCGCGAGAGCTACTGGGGCCACGTCAACCCGACCGGCCCGCGCGCCTGCTACGACGAGGGCAAGCGCGCCGCGGAGACGCTGACCTTCGACCACCTGCGCGCCCGCCGCGGCGACGCCCGGGTGGCGCGGATCTTCAACACCTACGGCCCGCGCATGCGCGCCGACGACGGCCGCATCGTTTCCAACGCGATCACCCAGGCGCTCGCCGGCGACGACGTCACCCTCTACAGCGACGGCTCGCAGACGCGCTCCTTCTGCTACGTCGACGACCTCGTCGACGGCCTGATGCGGCTGATGCTGCACGAGAACGACTACCGGGGCGCGATCAACCTCGGCAATCCGGTGGAGCTCTCGGTGCGCGAACTCGCCGAGGCGGTCGTGCGGACGACCGGCTCGCGCTCGGCCATCGTCCAGCGGCCGCTGCCGGTCGACGACCCGCGCCGGCGCCGGCCCGACATCGCGCTCGCCCGCCGGGTGCTCGGCTGGACGCCGACGGTGCCGCTCGCGGTCGGCCTCGAACGCACTGTCGCCCACTTCGCCGCCGAGGCTCGCGCCGCCGCCGAACGCCCCCTCGCCACCCGTCCCCGCAACGGCCACGCCGTGCTGCGGACGGGCCCCGTGTGGAGCGACGGCGGGGCGGGGGCTTGA
- a CDS encoding DUF1003 domain-containing protein — MARTTDRRQGRGEREPSILARNIAVLEERRRQTRRTSPLSDRIAAAISAFTGSMTFVALHVVVFGVWILANLGLVPVLPVWDGDFIILGTSASIEAIFLSTFILITQNRMAEEDNRRADLDVQIGLLAEHEISRLAVLVAAIADKLGVEGHVDPDELDEIVTDVAPEQVLDRLERQADGGTSPPAAGSEDR; from the coding sequence ATGGCTCGGACGACGGATCGGCGGCAGGGGCGTGGCGAGCGGGAGCCCTCGATCCTCGCCCGCAACATCGCCGTGCTCGAGGAGCGCCGGCGGCAGACGCGGCGGACGTCGCCGCTGTCCGACCGGATCGCCGCGGCGATCTCCGCCTTCACCGGCTCGATGACCTTCGTGGCGCTGCACGTCGTGGTCTTCGGCGTCTGGATCCTCGCCAACCTCGGCCTCGTGCCGGTGCTGCCGGTCTGGGACGGCGACTTCATCATCCTCGGCACCAGCGCCTCGATCGAGGCGATCTTCCTGTCGACCTTCATCCTGATCACCCAGAACCGGATGGCCGAGGAGGACAACCGCCGCGCCGACCTCGACGTCCAGATCGGCCTGCTCGCCGAGCACGAGATCTCCCGTCTCGCCGTCCTGGTCGCCGCGATCGCCGACAAGCTCGGCGTCGAGGGCCACGTCGATCCCGACGAACTCGACGAGATCGTCACCGACGTCGCCCCCGAGCAGGTGCTCGACCGGCTGGAGCGTCAGGCGGACGGTGGAACATCGCCGCCCGCGGCCGGTTCGGAGGATCGTTGA
- a CDS encoding inositol-3-phosphate synthase — protein sequence MAGPIRIAIVGVGNCASSLLQGLTFYRDARAGETIPGLMNPVLGGYAVGDLEVVAAFDVSARKVGLDVAEAILAPPNDTRIFATVPPTGVRVARGPTLDGIGRHLADVVPESDAPVADVARILIETRTDVLVCYLPVGSEEAAAWYMEQALAAGCGVVNCLPAFVASKPEWRARFAERGVPIVGDDVKSQVGATIVHRVLANLFAERGVRLDHTYQLNVGGNADFRNMLERDRLVSKKISKTRAVTSQTPEPLPEGDVHVGPSDYVPWLTDRKFAFIRLEGTGFGGSPLSAELKLEVWDSPNSAGIVVDAIRCVKLALDRGIGGALVGPSAYFMKSPPRQFTDAEARAATLAFVAGEPDRDGGAA from the coding sequence TTGGCCGGACCCATCCGCATCGCGATCGTCGGCGTGGGCAACTGCGCCTCCTCCCTCCTGCAGGGCCTGACCTTTTATCGCGACGCCCGCGCCGGCGAGACGATCCCCGGCCTGATGAACCCGGTGCTCGGCGGCTATGCCGTCGGCGATCTCGAAGTCGTCGCGGCCTTCGACGTCTCCGCCCGCAAGGTCGGCCTCGACGTCGCCGAGGCGATCCTCGCTCCGCCCAACGACACCCGGATCTTCGCGACCGTGCCGCCCACGGGCGTCCGCGTCGCCCGCGGCCCGACCCTCGACGGCATCGGCCGCCATCTCGCCGACGTCGTCCCGGAATCCGACGCGCCGGTCGCCGACGTCGCGCGGATCCTGATCGAGACCCGCACCGACGTGCTCGTCTGCTACCTCCCGGTCGGCTCGGAGGAGGCGGCCGCCTGGTACATGGAGCAGGCCCTCGCCGCCGGCTGCGGCGTCGTCAACTGCCTGCCGGCCTTCGTCGCCTCGAAGCCGGAATGGCGCGCCCGCTTCGCGGAGCGGGGCGTGCCGATCGTCGGCGACGACGTCAAGAGCCAGGTCGGCGCCACCATCGTCCACCGGGTGCTCGCCAACCTCTTCGCCGAACGCGGCGTCCGGCTCGACCACACCTACCAGCTCAACGTCGGCGGCAACGCCGACTTCCGCAACATGCTGGAGCGCGACCGGCTGGTCTCCAAGAAGATCTCGAAGACCCGGGCCGTCACCAGCCAGACGCCGGAGCCGCTGCCGGAGGGTGACGTGCACGTCGGCCCGAGCGACTACGTGCCCTGGCTCACCGACCGCAAGTTCGCCTTCATCCGCCTCGAGGGCACCGGCTTCGGCGGGTCGCCGCTCTCGGCGGAACTGAAGCTCGAGGTCTGGGACTCCCCCAACTCCGCCGGCATCGTGGTCGACGCGATCCGCTGCGTGAAGCTCGCGCTCGACCGCGGCATCGGCGGCGCCCTGGTCGGCCCGTCCGCGTATTTCATGAAGTCGCCGCCGCGCCAGTTCACCGACGCCGAGGCGCGGGCGGCGACGCTCGCATTCGTCGCCGGCGAGCCCGACCGCGACGGGGGCGCGGCGTGA
- a CDS encoding CgeB family protein has protein sequence MRIAFYGSSLLSAYWNGAATYYRGIVRALAARGHEVTFYEPDAFDRQSHRDIDPPEWARVVVYPATEHGVAAVVAAAGEADVVVKASGVGVFDDELLAGVTAFARPDALTVFWDVDAPATLAEIRHAPDHPLRRALPGLDLVLTYGGGAPVTSAYQALGARACVPIYNALDPSTHFPVPPDPRFSADLGFLGNRLPDREERVARFFLAASARLPDRRFLLGGSGWDDRAVPPNVAKIGHVGTADHNAFNATPLAVLNIARDSMATTGFSPATRVFEAAGADACLITDAWEGIEMFLAPGEEVLVARDGRDVAEILAGLDRERAAMIGAAAGRRIRAAHTYDRRAAEVETVLAGALAARRAGAEA, from the coding sequence ATGAGGATCGCCTTCTACGGCTCCAGCCTGCTGTCGGCCTACTGGAACGGCGCCGCCACCTATTACCGCGGCATCGTCCGCGCCCTGGCGGCGCGCGGCCACGAGGTCACCTTCTACGAACCCGACGCCTTCGACCGCCAGAGCCACCGCGACATCGACCCGCCCGAGTGGGCGCGGGTGGTGGTCTATCCCGCCACCGAGCACGGCGTCGCCGCCGTGGTCGCGGCGGCGGGCGAGGCCGACGTGGTGGTGAAGGCGAGCGGCGTCGGCGTGTTCGACGATGAACTCCTCGCCGGCGTGACCGCCTTCGCCCGGCCGGACGCGCTGACCGTGTTCTGGGACGTCGACGCGCCGGCGACGCTCGCGGAGATCCGGCACGCGCCCGATCATCCGCTGCGGCGGGCGCTGCCGGGGCTCGACCTGGTTCTGACCTACGGCGGCGGCGCGCCGGTGACCTCCGCTTACCAGGCGCTCGGAGCCCGGGCCTGCGTGCCGATCTACAACGCGCTCGACCCTTCGACCCACTTCCCGGTGCCGCCCGACCCGCGTTTCTCCGCCGACCTCGGCTTCCTCGGCAACCGCCTGCCGGACCGCGAGGAGCGCGTCGCCCGCTTCTTCCTGGCGGCGTCGGCCCGGCTGCCGGACCGGCGCTTCCTGCTCGGGGGATCGGGCTGGGACGACCGCGCCGTGCCGCCGAACGTCGCCAAGATCGGCCACGTCGGCACCGCCGACCACAACGCCTTCAACGCGACGCCGCTCGCCGTGCTCAACATCGCCCGCGACAGCATGGCCACCACCGGCTTCTCACCGGCGACGCGGGTGTTCGAGGCGGCCGGCGCCGACGCCTGCCTGATCACCGACGCCTGGGAGGGCATCGAGATGTTCCTCGCTCCCGGCGAGGAGGTGCTGGTGGCCCGCGACGGCCGCGACGTCGCCGAGATCCTCGCCGGGCTCGACCGCGAGCGCGCCGCGATGATCGGCGCCGCGGCCGGCCGGCGGATCCGCGCCGCCCACACCTACGACCGCCGCGCCGCCGAGGTGGAGACGGTGCTTGCCGGCGCCCTCGCCGCGCGGCGCGCGGGGGCCGAGGCATGA
- a CDS encoding glycosyltransferase family 4 protein, producing the protein MRALPLKLFMTTDAVGGVFSYAVDLAHALVPYGVETTLAVLGPAMTPCQRETATVPGVDVLPLDLPLDWLAGSRCDVLAAAAAAVADRAAGADVVQLNAPALAAVRQPAPVVGVVHSCVASWWAAVRGGEPPADFSWRTDLLADGLARCDAVVVPSRAFGATVARLYGVAPEVVRNGRAAAPRRGPSPEPAGFAFTAGRLWDEGKDVATLDAAAARMAVPLLAAGPTTGPDGGAAVRLAHARALGALDAGAVRDLLARRPVFVSTALYEPFGLAVLEAAQAGCPLVLSDIPTFRELWGGAAILVPPRDPAAVADAVNRLAADPAEARERGAAAATRAARYGLDSMARAMAHLYDGLARGRTRRAVVVQPGAVA; encoded by the coding sequence ATGCGCGCACTGCCGCTGAAGCTGTTCATGACCACCGACGCGGTCGGCGGGGTGTTCTCCTACGCGGTCGATCTCGCGCACGCCCTGGTGCCCTACGGCGTCGAGACGACGCTCGCCGTGCTCGGACCCGCGATGACGCCGTGCCAGCGCGAGACCGCGACGGTCCCCGGCGTCGACGTGCTGCCGCTCGACCTGCCGCTCGACTGGCTGGCGGGATCGCGGTGCGACGTGCTCGCCGCCGCCGCCGCCGCGGTCGCCGACCGGGCGGCCGGTGCCGACGTGGTGCAGCTCAACGCGCCGGCGCTCGCCGCGGTGCGGCAGCCGGCGCCGGTGGTCGGCGTGGTGCATTCCTGCGTCGCCAGCTGGTGGGCGGCCGTGCGCGGCGGCGAGCCACCGGCCGACTTCTCCTGGCGCACCGATCTCCTCGCCGACGGCCTCGCGCGCTGCGACGCCGTCGTCGTCCCGTCCCGCGCCTTCGGCGCCACGGTGGCCCGGCTCTACGGCGTCGCGCCCGAGGTGGTGCGCAACGGTCGGGCGGCTGCGCCGCGGCGCGGACCGAGCCCGGAACCGGCCGGCTTCGCCTTCACCGCCGGGCGGCTGTGGGACGAGGGCAAGGACGTCGCGACGCTCGACGCGGCCGCCGCGCGGATGGCGGTGCCGCTGCTCGCCGCCGGTCCGACGACGGGGCCCGACGGCGGCGCCGCGGTCCGGCTCGCCCACGCCCGGGCGCTGGGCGCGCTCGACGCCGGCGCGGTGCGCGACCTGCTCGCGCGGCGTCCGGTGTTCGTCTCGACCGCGCTCTACGAGCCCTTCGGCCTCGCGGTGCTGGAAGCGGCGCAGGCGGGCTGCCCGCTGGTGCTCTCCGACATCCCGACCTTCCGCGAACTCTGGGGCGGCGCCGCCATCCTGGTGCCGCCGCGCGATCCCGCCGCCGTGGCCGACGCGGTGAACCGCCTCGCCGCCGACCCGGCGGAAGCCCGGGAACGCGGGGCGGCCGCCGCCACGCGCGCCGCCCGCTACGGCCTCGATTCCATGGCGCGCGCCATGGCCCACCTCTACGACGGCCTCGCCCGCGGGCGGACCCGGCGCGCCGTCGTCGTCCAACCGGGAGCGGTCGCATGA
- a CDS encoding beta-xylosidase, giving the protein MIEAAMIWNEPNNKSHWDPELDPDWALFARMASLAGAAIRAEDARLPRVLGGISPIDPVFMWNMRNRGVLDHVDAVAVHGFPLDWNLWRIEEWPEKIEEIRGVTDLPIWVAEVGVSSFGADEVQAWGVERTAGLLRGRAPRVHWYSLFDLPRAWGATTRHKEAEGSSYYRHFHMGLIRADGTPKPALDAFARHVDVFGLVQWFHFEDPRLDDAVAWLRRLGVRHLRTGLSWADSFRPGADAFFDRMMSALDAFEVTVTFCFTPEHRGLAPHHTSPPVDPEEFAAFCARMIRRYGNGAG; this is encoded by the coding sequence ATGATCGAAGCGGCGATGATCTGGAACGAGCCGAACAACAAGTCGCACTGGGATCCCGAGCTCGATCCCGACTGGGCGCTGTTCGCCCGCATGGCGAGCCTCGCCGGCGCCGCGATCCGCGCCGAGGACGCCCGCCTGCCGCGCGTACTCGGCGGCATCTCGCCGATCGACCCGGTCTTCATGTGGAACATGAGGAACCGCGGCGTCCTCGACCACGTCGACGCCGTCGCCGTCCACGGCTTCCCGCTCGACTGGAATCTCTGGCGCATCGAGGAATGGCCTGAAAAGATCGAGGAAATCCGCGGGGTCACCGACCTGCCGATCTGGGTGGCCGAGGTCGGCGTCTCCTCCTTCGGCGCCGACGAGGTGCAGGCCTGGGGCGTCGAGCGCACCGCCGGCCTCCTGCGCGGCCGCGCCCCGCGGGTGCACTGGTACAGCCTGTTCGACCTGCCGCGGGCCTGGGGCGCCACCACCCGCCACAAGGAGGCCGAGGGCTCGTCCTACTACCGGCACTTCCACATGGGCCTGATCCGCGCCGACGGCACCCCGAAGCCCGCCCTCGACGCCTTCGCCCGCCACGTCGACGTCTTCGGACTGGTGCAGTGGTTCCACTTCGAGGACCCGCGCCTCGACGACGCCGTCGCCTGGCTGCGCCGCCTCGGCGTCCGCCACCTGCGCACCGGCCTGTCCTGGGCCGACAGCTTCCGCCCCGGTGCCGACGCCTTCTTCGACCGCATGATGTCCGCCCTCGACGCGTTCGAGGTCACCGTCACCTTCTGCTTCACCCCCGAACACCGCGGCCTCGCCCCGCACCACACCAGCCCCCCGGTCGACCCCGAGGAATTCGCCGCCTTCTGCGCCCGCATGATCCGCCGCTACGGGAACGGTGCGGGGTAG
- a CDS encoding DUF4279 domain-containing protein, which produces MLALVITGFEADPSRITEILGVEPTYTSRAGEPSRTGRPHRKSQWRLSVDDRMDTYEDHERFLDILLSRISGRGARFATMREVVRPESVHIYGGLYVDTEFQNAIGLTVEQMATLVECRIEWGVDIFDRTSDTG; this is translated from the coding sequence ATGCTCGCGTTGGTCATCACCGGGTTCGAGGCCGACCCGAGCCGTATCACGGAGATACTCGGGGTCGAACCGACATACACGAGTCGAGCCGGCGAGCCCTCGAGGACCGGACGGCCTCACCGGAAGTCGCAGTGGCGCCTGTCGGTCGACGACCGGATGGACACGTACGAAGATCACGAGCGCTTCCTGGACATCCTGCTCAGCCGGATCTCGGGCCGCGGCGCCCGTTTTGCGACGATGAGAGAGGTGGTGAGGCCGGAAAGCGTCCACATCTACGGCGGACTCTACGTCGATACGGAATTTCAGAATGCGATCGGCCTGACCGTCGAGCAGATGGCGACGCTGGTCGAATGCCGGATCGAATGGGGTGTCGACATCTTCGACCGCACGTCGGACACCGGCTGA
- a CDS encoding CgeB family protein, whose translation MSGPDLVVLGLSLSSSWGNGHATTWRALLSAYAAAGHRVLFLERDRPWYAAHRDLADPDFCRLVLYDDLADLDRYRDAIASARAVMVGSYVPDGIAVGRMVQATARGVTAFYDIDTPVTIAALAAGTCDYLSPDLAAGYDLYLSFTGGPTLRRLERAFGARAARALFCAVDAEAYRPVGAAPRFDLGYLGTYAADRQPMLERLLIEPARLRPDLAFAVAGPQYPAGIEWPANVTRIDHVGPADHPAFYGACRYALNVTRADMVRAGHSPSVRLFEAAACGTPIVSDPWDGLDAILEPGREIVVASDTEAVLAALDGIPDHERAAIARRARARVLGAHTAVHRAAELSRLLEAAAAERVAPA comes from the coding sequence ATGAGCGGGCCCGACCTCGTCGTCCTCGGCCTGTCGCTGTCGTCGTCCTGGGGCAACGGCCACGCCACCACTTGGCGCGCCCTGCTCTCCGCCTACGCCGCCGCCGGGCATCGGGTGCTGTTCCTCGAGCGCGACCGGCCCTGGTACGCCGCCCACCGCGACCTCGCCGACCCCGACTTCTGCAGATTGGTGCTCTACGACGACCTCGCCGACCTCGACCGGTACCGCGACGCGATCGCCTCCGCGCGGGCGGTGATGGTGGGCTCCTACGTGCCGGACGGGATCGCGGTCGGGCGGATGGTGCAGGCGACCGCCCGCGGCGTCACCGCCTTCTACGACATCGACACGCCGGTCACGATCGCCGCGCTCGCGGCGGGAACCTGCGACTATCTCTCGCCCGACCTCGCCGCCGGCTACGACCTCTACCTCTCCTTCACCGGCGGGCCGACGCTGCGGCGGCTGGAACGGGCGTTCGGCGCGCGGGCGGCGCGGGCGCTGTTCTGCGCCGTCGACGCCGAGGCGTATCGGCCGGTCGGGGCCGCGCCGCGCTTCGACCTCGGCTATCTCGGCACCTACGCCGCCGACCGCCAGCCGATGCTGGAGCGGCTGTTGATCGAACCGGCGCGTCTGCGGCCGGATCTCGCCTTCGCGGTGGCGGGACCGCAGTATCCGGCCGGGATCGAGTGGCCGGCCAACGTGACGCGGATCGACCACGTCGGCCCCGCCGACCATCCCGCCTTCTACGGCGCCTGCCGCTACGCCCTCAACGTCACCCGCGCCGACATGGTGCGCGCCGGCCACAGCCCGAGCGTGCGCCTGTTCGAGGCGGCCGCCTGCGGCACGCCGATCGTCTCCGACCCCTGGGACGGGCTCGACGCGATCCTGGAACCCGGACGCGAGATCGTGGTTGCGAGCGATACGGAGGCGGTGCTCGCCGCCCTCGACGGCATTCCCGACCACGAGCGCGCCGCGATCGCCCGGCGCGCCCGGGCCCGCGTGCTCGGCGCCCACACCGCGGTCCACCGCGCCGCCGAACTCTCTCGCCTCCTCGAGGCCGCGGCCGCCGAGCGCGTCGCCCCCGCCTGA